In Nicotiana tabacum cultivar K326 chromosome 11, ASM71507v2, whole genome shotgun sequence, a single window of DNA contains:
- the LOC142166142 gene encoding uncharacterized protein LOC142166142 produces MGSSLFWYENWTGLGALYFLVPQDFGIDENVHNVHDVTLDGEWDVDRLFEMLPEELAVHILEKIKPPSTMRVLDRPFWMLETRGYFSVKSAWEYTRRKDEPRKAYRMIWVKGLPFKIAFFMWKVWKSKLPLDDFLKRVGYCMPSKCWCCVQPDEESLQHLFFRSETAKTTWKYFLSRAGIDVEGLTLHQAITKCWTANVCLRLKPVMQALPSCVVWELWKRRNSMKYGEAVTTSRVIYQVSSNIQALVKVRKPGMDMIMDGIWKPPWIISEQVEEMMQLMNGSNYTVTHIHREGNKLADHLANYALDYGEIECQQFCHLDAQGRRLVNEDKLQCPNLRVKVNRR; encoded by the exons ATGGGATCCTCATTATTTTGGTATGAAAACTGGACAGGTCTTGGGGCACTATATTTTTTAGTTCCTcaggactttggaattgatgaaAATGTACATAATGTACATGATGTTACCTTAGACGGTGAGTGGGATGTGGACAGGCTATTTGAAATGCTTCCTGAAGAGTTAGCAGTACACATTCTGGAGAAAATCAAACCACCTTCAACAATGCGGGTTCTTGACAGGCCCTTTTGGATGCTGGAAACAAGAGGATATTTCAGTGTTAAGTCAGCATGGGAGTATACGAGAAGAAAAGACGAACCAAGAAAAGCTTATAGAATGATTTGGGTAAAGGGATTGCcttttaaaatagcatttttCATGTGGAAAGTGTGGAAATCAAAGCTACCTTTAGATGATTTCTTGAAAAGGGTTGGTTACTGCATGCCATCAAAATGTTGGTGTTGTGTACAACCTGACGAGGAATCTCTTCAGCACTTGTTTTTTAGATCAGAAACTGCAAAGACAACTTGGAAGTATTTTCTATCAAGGGCAGGAATAGATGTGGAGGGACTTACATTGCACCAAGCAATCACAAAATGTTGGACTGCAAATGTGTGCTTAAGATTAAAACCAGTAATGCAAGCACTCCCCTCATGTGTAGTCTGGGAActttggaaaagaagaaatagtatGAAGTATGGGGAGGCGGTGACAACTAGCAGGGTGATttatcaagtttcatcaaatataCAGGCTTTGGTGAAAGTGAGAAAGCCTGGGATGGACATG ATTATGGATGGGATCTGGAAACCACCATGGATCATCTCTGAGCAGGTAGAGGAAATGATGCAACTTATGAATGGGAGCAATTACACAGTTACTCATATTCATAGGGAGGGCAACAAACTGGCAGACCACTTGGCTAATTATGCTTTAGATTATGgagaaatagaatgccaacaaTTCTGCCATCTAGATGCACAAGGAAGGAGGTTGGTTAATGAAGATAAGCTGCAATGTCCAAATCTAAGGGTGAAGGTGAACAGGAGATAG
- the LOC107780746 gene encoding membrane protein PM19L-like → MARTVARSVAAPLLFLNLVMYFIVLGFASWCLNRYINGQTNHPSFGGNGATMFFLVFAILAAVLGIISKFMGGNHLRVWRNDSLAAAGSSAIVAWAVTALAFGLACKEINIGGWRGWRLRVLEGFVIVLGFTQLLYVLMLHAGWFSSRYGPGYRETEYGVGAPAGEKGATAAGVPTTGV, encoded by the exons ATGGCTAGGACTGTGGCAAGAAGTGTTGCAGCTCCATTACTGTTTCTGAATTTAGTAATGTATTTTATTGTTTTAGGTTTTGCTAGTTGGTGTCTCAACAGGTACATTAATGGCCAAACTAATCATCCTA GTTTTGGTGGAAATGGAGCCACAATGTTCTTTTTGGTGTTCGCGATACTGGCGGCCGTCTTGGGAATAATATCAAAGTTTATGGGTGGAAATCATCTGAGGGTATGGAGAAATGACAGTCTTGCTGCCGCTGGTTCATCAGCTATAGTTGCATGGGCTGTGACTGCTCTAGCTTTTGG GTTGGCATGCAAAGAGATAAATATAGGAGGATGGAGAGGATGGAGGCTAAGAGTACTTGAAGGATTCGTGATAGTTCTAGGATTTACTCAACTGCTCTATGTTCTCATGCTTCATGCCGGATGGTTCAGCAGCCGTTACGGTCCCGGCTACCGGGAAACCGAATATGGCGTCGGTGCACCCGCCGGAGAAAAGGGCGCCACCGCCGCCGGCGTACCTACAACAGGGGTGTAA